The Elusimicrobiota bacterium genomic sequence TGTTCGTGTCCATTTAAGCCAAGTTGTTTTGCATATTCAGGTGAGTTAAGAAGTTGTTTCAGCCAGTAAGCAGTTCCTTCAACAGTATGTGTTAAAATTCCCGAGTATTTATGTGTAATTTGTAACGGAATACCGCCGACAGCACTGGCAACAACCGGTTTTTTCTTCCATAGCGCTTCTGAAACGGTCAGCCCAAAGCCCTCTCTTATTGACTTTTGCAAAATTATATCAGAGCCGCACTGAAGAGCGTTTATCTCTATATCGTTATGTGATGGTTCAATAACGAGCAGATGGATATCGGGGTTCCCTGCGGCTCGTTCTTTTGCAGCATTCAACACTTTATCGTGTTCAGGGTCGTCGGTAGCGGTATTTCCGGCAAGGAGTAACTGACAGTTGACATATTTTCTTACCATCTTGAACGCATCTATTACGCCGAGCGGGTCTTTAAGAAAATCATAACGCGAAATCTGTGTTATAATCGGTCTATTTCTTTCTATTTGATATTTCTCAAAAACAGAATCAACAACCTCCTGTGGTAACTCCTTGTTCTTCTCGCTTAACGGGTCTATTGATGGTGATATGAGCATCTGTTTTATTGGGATTGGTTTTGCATATTCAGGCACCGAAAAAACTGTGATATCGTATTTCTCAATAAATTTCTTAAGGAACTGCCAGACATTTTCTTGCGGCTGTGATACATCAATATGGCATCGCCAGACCCATTTTTTACCCAAATCCGTTTTTCTTGTAACAAGTCCAATCGGTTGCGGGTCGTGAACCAGAATTATATCGCCATA encodes the following:
- a CDS encoding glycosyltransferase; this translates as MPKINDYVPIVGEDTIEELKILSKRLKGKIIQHINSTSVGGGVAEILNRMVPLMNELGVDTRWDLLKGGEKFFNITKKFHNALHGISVEIANDEFDFFCQVENENANAINFYGDIILVHDPQPIGLVTRKTDLGKKWVWRCHIDVSQPQENVWQFLKKFIEKYDITVFSVPEYAKPIPIKQMLISPSIDPLSEKNKELPQEVVDSVFEKYQIERNRPIITQISRYDFLKDPLGVIDAFKMVRKYVNCQLLLAGNTATDDPEHDKVLNAAKERAAGNPDIHLLVIEPSHNDIEINALQCGSDIILQKSIREGFGLTVSEALWKKKPVVASAVGGIPLQITHKYSGILTHTVEGTAYWLKQLLNSPEYAKQLGLNGHEHVKQNFLLTRHLREYFLMFLSLYHTEDIVYL